Proteins encoded by one window of Eremothecium cymbalariae DBVPG#7215 chromosome 1, complete sequence:
- the GIT1 gene encoding Git1p (similar to Ashbya gossypii AER386W) → MSSTSKVAGSPQYAKYDAEARRLRVQIAGDKKWLHMLSILAAGFALISDGYQNNVMSMLNRVFPKQYGDHYNSDVSTRVSNASLVGTIFGQISIGIACDYMGRKWAILVATLLLVIGSVMCSVSTGSTPTGLFWMLTVMRGLVGWGIGAEYPSSSVSANEAANEYSEKRRGGIMVLVTNLPLSLGGPFATATFLVVYSILGSGRLEAVWRTMFALGCVWPLSVFYFRWKMASNELFERGRMRSKVPFWLITKYCWRSMVGTCGAWFMYDFVTFPNGIFSGTIISSVIGDSSNLTKIAEWNLLLGIIAVPGVLLGAYLCDRIGRKYTLMFGFTGYIIFGLIIGCGYDKLKNITPLFIVLYALMLSLANAGPGDMLGVVSSESFPTAVRGTCYGLSAAVGKAGAVAGTGSFQPIRDSLGERWTFVIAAACGLLGILVSWLFVPHLRESDLMENDVKFYNYLLANGWTGDVRYGTDEEEGVEYYSERVSETSQDKKLGTVTVINRS, encoded by the coding sequence ATGAGTTCTACTTCTAAGGTTGCTGGTTCACCACAGTATGCTAAATACGATGCAGAAGCTCGTAGACTGAGAGTGCAGATTGCGGGAGACAAAAAATGGCTGCATATGCTTAGCATTTTAGCGGCAGGGTTTGCGCTTATTTCAGATGGTTATCAGAATAATGTGATGTCGATGCTAAATCGGGTTTTCCCTAAGCAGTATGGGGATCATTACAATTCAGATGTGTCAACGCGGGTTTCCAATGCGTCGTTGGTGGGTACAATTTTTGGTCAGATATCGATTGGTATTGCGTGTGACTACATGGGGCGTAAGTGGGCTATTTTAGTGGCAACTCTGTTGCTAGTTATTGGTTCTGTGATGTGTTCGGTGTCGACCGGAAGCACTCCTACAGGGTTGTTTTGGATGTTAACGGTGATGCGAGGACTCGTGGGATGGGGTATTGGTGCAGaatatccttcttcatctgttTCTGCAAATGAAGCTGCAAATGAGTATTCAGAAAAGCGTCGTGGTGGGATTATGGTTCTTGTCACGAACCTACCGCTCTCGCTTGGTGGTCCATTTGCTACGGCTACCTTCTTGGTAGTTTATTCAATCTTAGGATCAGGTCGACTAGAGGCAGTATGGAGAACAATGTTTGCGTTAGGATGTGTGTGGCCGTTGTCGGTGTTTTATTTCCGGTGGAAGATGGCTAGCaatgaattatttgaacGTGGGCGTATGCGTAGCAAAGTGCCATTTTGGTTAATTACCAAGTATTGCTGGCGCAGTATGGTGGGTACGTGTGGCGCGTGGTTCATGTATGATTTTGTCACATTCCCTAATGGGATATTTTCTGGGACGATTATTTCATCTGTCATTGGTGACTCGTCAAATCTCACTAAGATTGCAGAGTGGAATTTGTTACTAGGCATCATTGCAGTACCCGGTGTGCTTTTAGGAGCATACCTTTGTGATCGTATCGGGCGCAAATACACGTTAATGTTCGGATTTACtggatatattatttttgggCTAATAATTGGGTGTGGGTATGACAAATTAAAGAATATCACTCCGTTATTTATTGTGTTATATGCTTTGATGCTCAGCTTGGCCAATGCAGGGCCTGGTGATATGTTGGGAGTAGTCAGTTCCGAGAGCTTTCCTACGGCAGTTCGGGGCACTTGTTATGGGTTGAGTGCGGCTGTGGGTAAGGCAGGCGCTGTGGCAGGAACAGGATCATTTCAGCCTATTAGGGATAGTTTAGGGGAAAGGTGGACATTTgtaattgctgctgcatgTGGTTTGCTGGGTATATTAGTATCTTGGCTGTTTGTACCACATTTGCGTGAGAGTGATTTAATGGAGAATGATGTCAAGTTTTATAATTATTTGCTTGCTAATGGTTGGACGGGAGACGTGAGGTATGGAacagatgaagaggaggGTGTTGAGTATTACTCTGAGCGAGTTAGTGAAACAAGCCAGGATAAAAAGCTTGGTACTGTTACTGTTATTAATAGATCCTAG
- the HMS1 gene encoding Hms1p (similar to Ashbya gossypii AER385C): protein MCAAMRANGSLFEVEMFLASLQSEDSDNDSYDLFNTPQNQAAYASFGGRPSIGGAAVDFTPESSQSHVGFVSEPVKGVGYTGFTSPAELSDGELRWVSKDNTILRVVKMESSSSGETGDSANLPTESSEPPSSVQATGGKTATTAAVAASVGAGIPVGGLLGNGRITKPKRERMSHNIIEKKYRTNINDKILQLRDIVPTLRVTTKLEGGIPVTAEDELQLDGLHPARKLNKASILTKTIEYIRHLEGRCSSLKLENMKLKQGQSLSTPESLRQPSQNGQFLANGSGAQPPTTMYSSDVSSVATPSYNMAHAYPQSQDSGKSSSKLLLGGLAMTMGITSFGENDDINNVRGLFTMPVFHYSPATNGFTLSNIHGIKIDLCTSLLSLLRLILLLFTVIRLATMLLVERRSGDNDKAQMGVNSSSVLIQYSDTLAFDSPGALWTTLKKTLIINRLKYPKNSIERVESEIAKCFALKVYARSSRFFRLFLNSYSNSCWVNITEQVKLTNIIASKKNQNFGIEWEMITNILNSATEKTLNNQDILYSLQHYSKNAYSLRAFVTFINDSAIASNTLSIISSLMQELTTDDCDDLETTVKRIYDVEIKNGQFLKFARENYIVLNALFNLSDVTTRNLLNLLEVDQGVTVENIKKDHLFVLYSSIFRRLIVKHQFKELPKWSQKMPLCHLRANSCSLLGITGMYLALHGLMQHETDLPVDIFVFLEELANRLRVWFGSEAGDVLDLEVRGKLIEYCMNAASICSKKSDQSTLSTNLSLRDS, encoded by the coding sequence ATGTGTGCAGCTATGCGTGCGAATGGGAGTTTATTTGAGGTTGAGATGTTCCTTGCTTCGCTACAGTCAGAGGACAGTGATAATGATTCATATGATTTGTTTAACACGCCACAGAACCAGGCGGCATATGCGTCATTTGGGGGTCGGCCAAGCATTGGTGGTGCTGCTGTGGACTTCACGCCGGAGTCATCCCAGTCCCACGTGGGGTTTGTGTCGGAACCAGTGAAGGGAGTGGGTTACACTGGTTTCACTAGTCCTGCAGAGTTGAGTGATGGTGAGTTACGTTGGGTATCCAAGGACAATACTATTTTGCGTGTAGTGAAGATGGAATCGTCAAGCAGTGGTGAAACTGGGGATAGTGCGAACCTGCCAACAGAAAGCAGTGAGCCACCTTCCTCAGTCCAGGCGACCGGGGGGAAAACggcaacaacagcagcagtagcagCATCTGTTGGTGCTGGAATTCCTGTAGGTGGCCTTTTAGGTAACGGCAGGATCACTAAACCGAAACGCGAGCGCATGTCTCATAATATTATCGAGAAAAAATATCGTACGAATATTAATGATAAGATTCTGCAACTTAGGGATATTGTACCAACCCTTCGCGTAACAACTAAGTTGGAGGGGGGTATTCCTGTTACGGCTGAAGATGAACTGCAGTTAGATGGTCTCCATCCAGCACGGAAATTGAATAAGGCGTCAATTTTGACGAAAACGATTGAGTATATCAGGCACTTGGAGGGGAGATGCTCCTCtttaaaattggaaaatatgaAGTTAAAGCAAGGTCAGAGCTTGTCAACACCGGAAAGCCTCCGACAACCTTCACAGAATGGTCAATTTTTAGCAAATGGTTCGGGGGCACAACCGCCGACAACGATGTACTCAAGCGATGTTTCATCCGTGGCCACTCCATCGTACAATATGGCACATGCGTATCCTCAGTCACAAGATTCTGGTAAGTCATCTAGTAAGCTCTTACTTGGCGGTCTCGCTATGACAATGGGCATTACTTCCTTTGGGGAGAATGATGACATTAACAACGTTCGTGGACTCTTTACGATGCCAGTTTTCCACTATTCTCCTGCAACGAACGGGTTTACTCTTTCGAATATTCATGGTATTAAGATTGATTTATGCACATCTTTACTTTCTTTGTTGAGGTTGATATTGCTGCTGTTTACAGTTATTCGGTTAGCAACTATGCTTCTTGTCGAACGACGTAGCGGTGACAATGACAAGGCCCAAATGGGGGTGAATAGCTCCAGTGTGTTAATCCAATATTCAGATACGTTAGCATTTGATTCTCCTGGGGCTTTGTGGACTACTTTGAAAAAGACACTGATTATAAACCGTTTGAAATATCCCAAAAACTCTATAGAACGTGTGGAATCTGAAATTGCCAAGTGCTTTGCTTTAAAAGTTTACGCAAGAAGTTCACGATTTTTCcgtttgtttttgaattcctATAGTAATTCTTGCTGGGTTAATATCACTGAACAAGTTAAGCTGACGAATATTATTGCTTCTAAGAAGAATCAGAACTTTGGAATCGAATGGGAAATGATTACCAACATTCTAAATTCAGCCACAGAGAAGACTTTGAATAACCAAGATATTTTATACTCCTTACAACATTACTCCAAGAATGCATATTCATTACGTGCTTTCGTCACATTTATAAATGATTCTGCCATTGCATCTAACACGCTATCCATTATTTCTTCTCTTATGCAAGAGCTAACTACAGATGACTGCGACGATTTAGAAACCACtgtaaaaagaatttatgACGTGGAAATTAAGAATGGCCAGTTCCTCAAATTTGCCCGTGAGAATTACATAGTTTTGAATGCTTTGTTCAATCTATCTGATGTTACAACTCGCAAccttttaaatttattgGAAGTTGATCAGGGTGTCACCgtggaaaatattaaaaaggaTCACCTATTTGTCTTATACTCTTCCATTTTCAGACGGCTTATTGTCAAGCACCAGTTCAAAGAACTTCCAAAATGGTCGCAAAAGATGCCTCTATGTCACTTGCGTGCTAACTCATGTTCATTGTTAGGCATAACAGGTATGTATTTGGCGTTGCACGGTTTAATGCAGCACGAAACTGATTTACCagttgatatttttgtgTTCCTTGAAGAACTGGCAAACCGGCTGCGTGTGTGGTTTGGATCAGAGGCGGGTGACGTTTTAGATCTTGAAGTAAGAGGAAAGCTGATCGAATATTGCATGAACGCTGCTTCTATATGCAGTAAAAAATCAGATCAATCAACACTATCTACAAATTTGTCCTTAAGAGACTCTTAA
- a CDS encoding uncharacterized protein (similar to Ashbya gossypii AER383W): MKNWLSYCVWGLCLFVTVESKRLESFRPIVDAETGEKIRMGIQLHEAKRLPFNLDDDVLRGILERASQNAGIRGVGGKDTRLEKRGVQVSSDSMRVDGDLMLDSKLQVLPSISIFSSSVRDLDGLSKQINDGEQRLIIFAPTDESIRSLNIRPVNFGQDVEQLEQSGASEEEIYGAVKENVARFVLSHVVSGNRYEQAEEGNEVLLRSEYFPATAPGGDIFLKKEGSDYYVASARDRNYVKVKNIDTAANGIIMVIDTCLGTQ; encoded by the coding sequence ATGAAGAACTGGTTATCTTACTGTGTCTGGGGGTTGTGTCTTTTTGTAACCGTGGAAAGTAAGCGACTTGAATCGTTTAGGCCAATCGTGGATGCGGAAACAGGGGAGAAAATCAGGATGGGGATACAGCTGCACGAGGCGAAAAGGCTTCCATTTAATctggatgatgatgtatTAAGGGGGATACTCGAGAGGGCAAGTCAGAATGCAGGTATAAGGGGGGTTGGTGGTAAGGATACTCGTTTAGAAAAGAGAGGTGTTCAAGTTTCCTCAGATTCTATGAGGGTGGATGGAGATTTGATGTTGGATAGCAAGTTGCAAGTTCTTCCATCTATTTCTATTTTCTCTAGTAGTGTACGGGATTTAGATGGGTTATCGAAGCAGATCAATGATGGTGAGCAGAGACTTATTATCTTTGCGCCAACGGATGAGTCGATCAGGTCTCTAAATATTAGGCCAGTCAACTTTGGGCAAGATGTTGAGCAGCTTGAGCAGAGTGGTGCTTCGGAGGAAGAGATTTATGGGGCGGTGAAGGAGAATGTTGCTAGGTTTGTGTTGTCTCATGTTGTTTCTGGAAATAGATATGAGCAGGCGGAAGAAGGTAATGAAGTTTTGTTAAGAAGTGAATACTTCCCTGCAACTGCTCCAGGGGGggatatatttttgaagaaggagggGTCTGACTATTATGTTGCTTCTGCGAGAGACCGTAATTATGTGAAGGTCAAGAATATTGATACAGCTGCCAACGGTATTATTATGGTCATTGATACTTGTTTGGGTACCCAGTGA